In Malania oleifera isolate guangnan ecotype guangnan chromosome 8, ASM2987363v1, whole genome shotgun sequence, a single window of DNA contains:
- the LOC131162775 gene encoding uncharacterized protein At4g06744-like has translation MSTAFLFLITISLLHSPCYVHGANNMPAPALSPLSPSETPTDCEKILDATTKLSNNITYDPLNFTKTWVGLDYCAFKGYYCDMIPGEDGVGLAGVDFNNANFGGTLIFDSYIQNITLVSNIRVGSNNFSGEISSRISQLPNLFELDLSDNNFRGEFPSALLDCRNLTYLDLRFNYYSGSIPDELFDMGIEVLILNNNFFSGSISDNLGNTSAVYLNLARNNITGAIPESIGQAPNLEEVLFLENQLEGCLPYEVGFLSNLTAFDVGSNRMTGPIPQSFGCLANMIQLVLANNEFYGEVPETLCMLRSVTMLDLSGNFFTKVGSICRALIKAKKMNVTGNCISDLPGQRLQSDCANFAGNRKSCPYESTFSIVPCNISSPPEGVMSYIPPMEIAGGLPKRTYAALQRDQSIY, from the coding sequence ATGTCCACGGCATTCCTATTTCTGATCACCATCTCCCTCCTCCACTCTCCATGCTACGTTCACGGAGCTAATAACATGCCCGCGCCAGCACTTTCCCCGCTGTCGCCTTCTGAAACCCCCACCGACTGCGAAAAGATTCTGGACGCCACCACAAAACTCAGTAACAACATAACCTACGACCCTTTAAACTTCACCAAAACCTGGGTAGGTCTAGATTACTGCGCCTTCAAGGGCTACTACTGCGACATGATTCCCGGCGAAGACGGAGTCGGACTCGCCGGCGTCGACTTCAACAATGCCAATTTCGGCGGTACCCTAATCTTCGACAGTTATATTCAAAACATTACACTCGTTTCCAACATCCGCGTCGGGTCCAACAACTTCTCCGGCGAAATTTCTTCCCGAATCTCCCAACTACCTAACCTTTTCGAGCTGGACCTGAGCGACAACAACTTCAGAGGCGAGTTCCCGAGTGCCCTCCTCGACTGCCGCAACCTGACGTACTTGGACCTCCGTTTCAACTATTACAGTGGGTCCATCCCGGACGAACTATTCGACATGGGCATCGAAGTCCTCATCCTCAATAACAACTTCTTCTCCGGCAGCATCTCCGACAACCTCGGCAACACGTCGGCGGTGTACCTCAACCTGGCCAGAAACAACATCACTGGCGCAATACCCGAAAGCATCGGGCAGGCTCCGAACCTAGAGGAAGTGCTTTTCCTCGAGAACCAGCTGGAAGGGTGCCTGCCATACGAGGTGGGGTTTTTGAGCAATCTGACTGCGTTCGATGTCGGGTCGAACCGGATGACGGGTCCGATACCGCAATCGTTCGGGTGCTTGGCGAATATGATTCAGCTGGTGCTGGCGAACAATGAGTTCTACGGGGAGGTGCCGGAGACACTGTGCATGCTGAGGAGCGTTACTATGTTGGACTTGTCGGGGAATTTCTTCACGAAGGTGGGATCGATTTGTCGTGCGCTGATCAAAGCGAAGAAGATGAACGTGACAGGAAACTGTATTTCGGATCTTCCAGGGCAGAGACTGCAATCAGATTGCGCCAATTTCGCCGGCAACCGCAAGTCATGCCCGTACGAGAGCACGTTTAGCATTGTCCCCTGTAATATTTCTTCGCCGCCAGAAGGTGTTATGAGCTATATTCCTCCGATGGAAATTGCCGGAGGACTCCCAAAGCGAACCTATGCTGCTCTTCAAAGAGACCAGTCCATATATTAA